DNA sequence from the Saccopteryx leptura isolate mSacLep1 chromosome 4, mSacLep1_pri_phased_curated, whole genome shotgun sequence genome:
CCTATGTTGAATTTGGGGAGAACATGCATTGAGCCCTGGGACTACCCTGTGAAACAAGAGGCAAAGAGAAAAGCCAGGGGCACTCCAGTCTAAAATACCAGAACTGGCAGTCAGCATGAAGGTTGGAAGGCAATGGGCACCATTTTAATGAAACAAAGTGTCTTTGGATTACACCGGAATCAGCTCCTTGGGAGCTCGGATCCGACCTCTGTGACTTGTTCAGAGACTGCACCTGTGCCCTTCCTTGGCCCCTGTAGCCCAACACCCAGATCTTACTGAGGGGCCACGCAGGAGGCAGCTGCTGGGGGAAAGCTGAGAGCAGCGGGGCCAGTGGGTGTGGCGCCCCAGCGCCGGCACCTGTCATTCCCGGCTTGCTTCCCTTCCCCATTATGCGTTGCTTCAGCCAAGACTGAAACTTGACTGCAAATAAAGGCAAATGATGAAGCAGCCTCGGATTGTGGTTTCTTCAAGTTTGGTAGACCGCAGCGGGTGGTCTGCAGAAGTGTGGGGGGAAAAGACTGACACTGGTGCATCTGGGCCGGTGGATGGGAAGACGAAGCGGATTGGGGGTGGCACAGACTCGGTTGTCACAGGGAGGACTCTGAGCCCCGTGACCGCAGGGTGTTGGGGTGGGCGTAGAGGACTGGCATGGCTTCACCGCACAGCCCAcgtccccccagccccagccctcctcGCCGCATACTCGGAGGTAGCCACTCCCGGAGACCAGCACCCCGGCCCCTTTAAGCGCAggccccgcctccccccccccgtccccccagTCTGCGCTCCACTTCAGCCACCGCCGCCATCATGATCTGCTTGCTGCTGACCATCTTCGCCAGCCTCTTCGCAGCGGGTAAGCAGCGTGGCCGGGCGGGGGCTGGACCGGGTGGGGAGCGGCTGCTGCCGGGCCTGACGCGTGCCGCCTCGCGGGTCGCGCAGCCTGCTCTGGCGTACAAGAGCGCACCTTCCTGGCCGTGAAGCCCGACGGCGTACAGCGGCGGCTCGTGGGCGAGATTGTGCGGCGCTTCGAGAGGAAGGGCTTCAAGCTGGTGGCGCTGAAGCTGGTGCAGGTGAGGGCGGGGCCTCGCGGGAGGGGGCGAGGCGGGACAGGTGGGCGCAGGGGGGGCGGGGCCTCGGAGCCTGCGGCCCGACTCCCTCCCGCCCCAGGCGTCGGAGGAGCTGCTGCGCGAGCACTACGCCGAGCTGCGTGAGCGCCCCTTCTACGGCCGCCTGGTCAAGTACATGGGGTCTGGGCCCGTAGTGGCCATGGTGAGtgccggggaggggggggggggagggcgggcaGGAGGCCCTGACCCCCGCGCTGACCTCGCGCCGACTCCGCGCCGACCCTGTCCGTAGGTTTGGCAGGGACTGGACGTCGTGCGCGCCTCGCGGGCGCTAATTGGGGCCACGGATCCGGCGGACTCCCAGCCAGGCACTGTCCGCGGGGACTTCTGCATCGAGGTCGGCAAGTAAGACCGGCCCCTAGCCCCAGGGACGTTCTCATCTCCAGTCCTGACTCTTCCAGCTGGGCATCGTGGAGGCCCTGTCTGCGCTTACTCGCGCCTTTCCCGCGCAGGAATGTAATTCATGGCAGCGACTCTGTGGAGAGCGCCCGCCGTGAGATCGCGCTCTGGTTCCAGCCCAACGAGCTGCTCTGCTGGGAGGATAACAC
Encoded proteins:
- the NME3 gene encoding nucleoside diphosphate kinase 3, whose translation is MICLLLTIFASLFAAACSGVQERTFLAVKPDGVQRRLVGEIVRRFERKGFKLVALKLVQASEELLREHYAELRERPFYGRLVKYMGSGPVVAMVWQGLDVVRASRALIGATDPADSQPGTVRGDFCIEVGKNVIHGSDSVESARREIALWFQPNELLCWEDNTEHWLYE